In a genomic window of Acidobacteriota bacterium:
- a CDS encoding glutamine synthetase — MSSELRNFLELSYDELEDFNLQAKEQRKNRVSNEVIREARLKYLKDEKRIKAVTVLFSDLEGRLHMLDYDKKFLLGSWDNLTFDGSSIRGFTAQRESDLRLGMDWGSFYWAPSDVFGGGKVLMFGEVIDKDGSPYVGDIRGVLKSYSQQQFKKNGYTLNAANEIEGFIFKGPDAERSYHDTGKFEYVNTGGYYHSLPGDPLRNFIDTSAEVQRAMGFQNEKDHPEVAPSQFEINYGYGEVVQAADQIQLYKLICRQVARNMGLTASFLPKPVVGVNGSGMHTNVSVSKDDKNLFWDPKGEEKLSKMGWGFVDRILTHGNDICLMLNSSVNAYRRLDPHFEAPNQIIASAVDRGSMVRIPIGNHRSMRVEVRSVGPDANPYMVLYSVFKTGLDGETSKIKDLRQAKRYLPDNIYTAMENFNKASWTTKMLGSEVKGRFADLKQASADRCPRLLGSIVKTQEVQFHHEVYNQYLWNQF; from the coding sequence ATGTCGAGTGAACTGAGAAATTTTCTAGAGCTCTCCTACGATGAGTTGGAGGATTTTAACCTTCAGGCCAAGGAGCAGCGCAAGAATCGCGTTTCCAACGAGGTGATCCGCGAAGCGCGCCTGAAATACTTGAAGGATGAAAAGCGGATCAAGGCCGTTACCGTGCTGTTCAGCGATCTCGAAGGCCGTCTGCACATGCTCGACTATGACAAGAAGTTTCTGCTCGGCAGTTGGGACAATCTCACTTTTGACGGCTCCTCCATCCGCGGCTTCACCGCGCAGCGCGAGAGCGATCTGCGCCTGGGCATGGACTGGGGTTCGTTCTACTGGGCGCCCTCCGATGTGTTTGGCGGCGGCAAAGTCCTGATGTTCGGAGAAGTCATCGACAAGGACGGCTCGCCCTACGTCGGCGATATCCGCGGCGTGCTGAAGAGCTACTCGCAACAGCAGTTCAAGAAAAACGGCTACACCCTCAACGCCGCCAACGAAATTGAAGGCTTCATCTTCAAAGGCCCGGATGCCGAGCGCAGCTATCATGACACCGGCAAGTTCGAGTACGTCAACACCGGCGGCTACTATCATTCGCTGCCCGGCGATCCGCTGCGCAACTTCATCGACACTTCAGCGGAAGTGCAGCGCGCCATGGGCTTCCAGAATGAGAAGGATCACCCGGAAGTTGCTCCTTCGCAGTTTGAGATCAACTACGGTTATGGCGAAGTCGTACAGGCTGCCGACCAGATTCAGCTCTATAAGCTGATCTGCCGTCAGGTGGCACGCAACATGGGACTCACGGCCAGCTTTTTGCCCAAGCCTGTCGTTGGCGTCAACGGTTCCGGCATGCACACCAACGTCTCCGTCAGCAAGGACGATAAGAATCTGTTCTGGGATCCTAAGGGCGAGGAGAAGCTCTCCAAGATGGGCTGGGGCTTCGTCGATCGCATTCTGACTCACGGCAATGACATTTGCCTGATGCTCAACTCCAGCGTCAACGCCTATCGCCGCCTCGATCCGCATTTTGAAGCGCCCAATCAGATCATAGCCTCGGCAGTGGATCGTGGCTCCATGGTGCGCATCCCTATCGGCAACCACCGCTCGATGCGCGTGGAAGTCCGCTCGGTCGGTCCGGACGCCAATCCCTACATGGTACTGTACTCGGTGTTTAAGACGGGCCTCGATGGCGAGACCTCCAAGATCAAGGACCTGCGCCAGGCCAAGCGCTACCTGCCGGACAACATCTACACCGCCATGGAAAACTTCAACAAAGCCAGTTGGACCACGAAGATGCTCGGCAGCGAGGTGAAGGGCCGTTTTGCGGACCTGAAACAGGCCTCCGCCGACCGCTGCCCGCGTCTGCTGGGCAGCATTGTGAAGACGCAGGAAGTGCAGTTCCACCACGAGGTCTACAACCAGTACCTCTGGAACCAGTTCTAG
- the proB gene encoding glutamate 5-kinase, giving the protein MTQLHEQADERARLLKGARRIVVKLGTSTVTDREGGMCRERVEPIAQSISTLMKSGRQVILVSSGAVGLGRAWLGLRSSRKLDVVTKQACAAVGQSLLMNAYKEMFGAFGVKVAQVLLTESDFAVWRRYSNLCHTIDKLLQFGVLPIINENDTVSTAELQAIAAGGRTAAFSDNDRLAALVMSGLEADALALLTNVDGLLSKMPSRGAGHKNAAPAEVISLVVEITPELRKLAAGPSGGGRGGMTSKLEAADIAMRCGGTAVIADGRMPGVLDRVFKGEAVGTAFLPRKKMKGKHRWIAFAADVQGCVMVSAAAKAALNEGQTSLLISGVVRIESRFAAKDVISIVDRQGHEFARGIATCASDEAEGSLGGKKGWAGKGGGSLIVVRRDNIVLM; this is encoded by the coding sequence ATGACTCAACTGCATGAGCAAGCCGATGAGCGCGCACGCCTTTTGAAGGGCGCGCGGCGCATCGTGGTCAAGCTCGGCACCTCGACCGTAACGGATCGCGAAGGCGGCATGTGCCGTGAACGCGTCGAGCCGATTGCCCAGTCCATCAGTACGCTGATGAAGTCAGGGCGTCAGGTGATTCTGGTGTCGTCGGGCGCCGTGGGCCTCGGTCGCGCGTGGCTGGGATTGCGCTCCTCGCGCAAACTGGACGTGGTCACCAAGCAGGCCTGCGCCGCCGTGGGACAGAGCCTCTTAATGAACGCGTATAAGGAAATGTTCGGCGCATTCGGCGTGAAGGTGGCGCAGGTGTTGCTCACCGAGTCGGACTTCGCGGTGTGGCGGCGCTACTCGAATTTGTGCCACACCATCGACAAACTACTGCAGTTCGGCGTGCTGCCCATCATCAATGAGAATGACACCGTCTCAACCGCCGAGTTGCAGGCCATCGCCGCCGGCGGACGCACCGCCGCATTCAGCGACAACGACCGTCTCGCCGCGCTGGTGATGAGCGGGCTGGAGGCCGATGCACTGGCGTTGCTGACCAACGTGGATGGCCTGTTGAGCAAAATGCCGTCGCGCGGGGCAGGCCATAAGAATGCCGCACCCGCCGAGGTGATTTCACTGGTAGTCGAGATCACGCCAGAGTTGCGCAAACTCGCGGCGGGACCTTCCGGCGGCGGACGCGGCGGCATGACCTCGAAGCTCGAAGCGGCCGACATCGCCATGCGTTGCGGCGGCACGGCGGTGATTGCCGATGGCCGAATGCCGGGCGTGCTGGATCGCGTGTTCAAGGGCGAGGCCGTCGGCACGGCATTCCTGCCACGCAAGAAGATGAAGGGCAAGCACCGCTGGATCGCCTTCGCCGCCGACGTGCAGGGCTGCGTCATGGTGAGCGCCGCAGCGAAAGCCGCACTCAATGAAGGCCAGACCAGTCTGCTGATTTCAGGCGTCGTGCGCATCGAAAGCCGATTCGCCGCCAAGGACGTGATCAGCATCGTGGATCGCCAGGGACACGAGTTCGCGCGCGGCATCGCAACGTGCGCAAGCGACGAAGCCGAAGGATCACTCGGCGGCAAGAAGGGCTGGGCCGGCAAGGGCGGCGGCTCGCTGATCGTGGTTCGGCGTGATAACATCGTGCTCATGTAG
- a CDS encoding ATP-binding cassette domain-containing protein gives MTRILEIQNATIYRGENLVFERLNLRIDEGCHTALLGPNGAGKTTLMKLLAREVYPVLAPDSAVRIFGSEDWNVWDLRAHLGIVSGDLQQEYLPHTSGLKVILSGLYSSIDLWPGQVPTPEQRTQAEQILQELGVSELRDRPFGEMSTGQQRRLLLGRALIHRPAALLLDEPTTGLDLKACFQYLQTVRELMRAGTTVILVTQHIHEIPPEIGRVILLRRGAVVADGAKDTVLSSARLSELFDIPVQVVEADGFYQAVPREPVKTR, from the coding sequence ATGACCCGAATTCTGGAAATACAAAACGCGACCATTTACCGGGGCGAGAACCTGGTCTTCGAGCGGCTCAACCTGCGCATCGATGAGGGTTGCCACACCGCCCTACTCGGCCCCAACGGCGCGGGTAAAACCACGCTGATGAAGCTGCTGGCGCGTGAGGTTTATCCGGTGCTTGCACCTGATAGCGCGGTGCGCATATTTGGCAGCGAGGACTGGAACGTCTGGGACTTGCGCGCGCATCTGGGCATCGTCTCCGGCGATTTGCAGCAGGAGTATCTGCCGCACACCAGCGGCCTCAAGGTAATTCTCTCCGGCCTCTACTCAAGCATTGACCTGTGGCCGGGCCAGGTGCCCACGCCAGAGCAGAGGACACAGGCGGAGCAAATCCTTCAGGAACTCGGCGTCAGCGAACTGCGCGACCGCCCGTTCGGGGAGATGTCCACGGGACAGCAGCGCCGCCTGCTGCTGGGGCGCGCGCTGATTCATCGCCCCGCCGCGCTGCTGCTCGACGAGCCGACCACGGGTCTCGACCTGAAGGCCTGCTTCCAATATCTCCAGACTGTGCGCGAATTGATGCGCGCGGGGACGACGGTGATACTGGTAACGCAGCATATTCACGAGATCCCGCCGGAGATTGGCCGCGTGATCCTGCTGCGGCGCGGCGCGGTAGTGGCCGACGGCGCGAAGGACACGGTGCTGTCCAGCGCGCGACTGAGCGAGTTGTTTGATATTCCGGTGCAGGTTGTAGAAGCAGACGGCTTCTATCAAGCGGTGCCACGAGAACCGGTGAAAACGAGATGA
- a CDS encoding cytochrome c, with protein sequence MMNQMKKTLSGTSLLVVAAMMGTASAHAQAAAAPKGDAVAGKKRFSDVGCYQCHSYMGQGGAGARLAPNPIPFAAFIKYIREPKGQMPPYTDKYLKDTDVANIYAYLQSIPKPPDWKTLPELKD encoded by the coding sequence GTGATGAACCAGATGAAGAAAACTCTTTCGGGAACCTCGCTGCTGGTAGTTGCCGCAATGATGGGCACAGCATCCGCCCACGCGCAGGCTGCGGCGGCTCCCAAGGGCGACGCCGTGGCGGGCAAGAAGCGGTTCTCCGATGTGGGCTGCTACCAGTGCCACAGCTATATGGGACAGGGTGGAGCGGGAGCGCGGCTCGCGCCAAACCCCATTCCCTTCGCCGCATTCATCAAATACATTCGAGAGCCCAAGGGTCAGATGCCGCCTTATACGGACAAGTATCTGAAGGACACGGATGTGGCGAATATCTACGCCTATCTCCAATCCATTCCCAAGCCGCCGGATTGGAAGACCCTGCCCGAGCTGAAGGACTAG
- a CDS encoding glutamate-5-semialdehyde dehydrogenase has product MTPATGATTISTVEQSVREIAARARAASRRLARMSNAVRNEVLLAVADGLEQASAEIVAANAIDCAAAEKEVAAGKMSAPMLKRLRVSNAGVQEMALRVRDVTRLPDPLGRRLGATELDDGLVLVKESCALGVIGIVFESRPEVISQVASLTLKSSNAVIMKGGSESAHTNEVIVNVWRTALERFPAVPSDAVQRIRSREEFAQLLTMDQDVDLIVPRGSYELVHYVMQNSRIPVLGHGEGVCHVYVDRAADLEKAISITFDSKVQYPAVCNAAETLLVDEAIAAKFLSPMMARFSEAKVEVRGCPKTLVVLKASGGDIAALKAATEQDWRTEYSDLIISVKIVTGLDEAIEHINRYGSKHTDAIVTEDTGAAERFLNEVDSAGVYHNASTRFADGFRYGLGAEIGVSNGKVHARGPVGLEGLTTYKWKLRGHGDVVADYASGKKSFKHRVIE; this is encoded by the coding sequence ATGACTCCCGCGACCGGCGCCACCACAATTTCCACCGTAGAGCAATCCGTGCGAGAGATCGCGGCGCGCGCGAGGGCCGCATCGCGGCGGCTGGCGCGGATGTCGAATGCCGTGCGCAACGAAGTGCTGCTCGCCGTGGCCGACGGGCTGGAGCAGGCATCGGCGGAGATTGTGGCGGCCAACGCCATTGATTGCGCCGCCGCGGAGAAGGAAGTCGCGGCGGGCAAAATGTCGGCGCCAATGCTGAAGCGGTTGCGCGTATCCAACGCTGGCGTGCAGGAGATGGCGCTGCGCGTGCGCGACGTTACTCGCCTGCCCGATCCGTTGGGCCGCAGGCTCGGCGCAACAGAGTTGGATGACGGACTCGTTCTGGTGAAGGAGTCCTGCGCGCTGGGCGTCATCGGAATTGTATTTGAGTCACGGCCCGAAGTGATTTCGCAAGTAGCCTCGCTCACGCTGAAAAGCAGCAACGCCGTGATCATGAAGGGTGGATCGGAGTCGGCGCATACCAACGAGGTAATCGTCAACGTGTGGCGCACGGCGCTCGAGCGCTTCCCCGCCGTGCCATCGGACGCCGTGCAGAGGATCCGCTCGCGCGAGGAGTTCGCGCAGTTGCTCACGATGGATCAGGATGTCGATCTGATTGTCCCGCGCGGCTCCTACGAGCTGGTCCATTACGTGATGCAGAACAGCCGCATTCCGGTGCTGGGACACGGCGAGGGCGTTTGCCATGTCTATGTGGATCGAGCCGCCGATCTGGAAAAAGCGATTTCGATCACCTTCGATTCCAAGGTTCAGTATCCGGCGGTGTGCAATGCCGCCGAGACGCTGCTGGTGGACGAAGCCATTGCGGCGAAATTTCTTTCGCCCATGATGGCGCGATTTAGCGAGGCGAAGGTTGAAGTGCGCGGCTGCCCGAAAACATTGGTTGTTCTGAAGGCGAGTGGTGGCGACATCGCCGCGCTGAAAGCCGCGACGGAACAGGATTGGCGGACGGAGTACTCGGATTTGATTATCTCCGTGAAAATCGTCACGGGACTCGATGAGGCCATCGAGCATATCAACCGCTACGGATCGAAGCACACCGACGCCATCGTTACCGAAGACACCGGCGCGGCGGAGCGCTTCCTGAACGAAGTGGATTCCGCGGGAGTCTATCACAACGCCTCGACGCGCTTCGCCGATGGCTTCCGCTATGGGCTGGGCGCGGAGATCGGCGTCAGCAACGGAAAAGTCCACGCGCGCGGGCCGGTGGGGTTGGAAGGATTAACGACATACAAATGGAAGCTGCGCGGGCACGGCGACGTGGTGGCGGACTATGCCTCGGGCAAAAAAAGTTTTAAGCACCGGGTGATTGAGTAG
- a CDS encoding twin-arginine translocation signal domain-containing protein yields MKEQAGKNEGAGVPQNGAQSTPQNGPQNGAQNPNDRRDFLKMAAGGAAAAAASMVAQSTLASAQVAAKPAAEPAADATEHAEVLVGERGGADFMTDVLKTLDFEFVASNPGSSFRGLQESLINYGKNVAPEWLTCCHEESSVAMAHGYYKIAGKPMLIFAHGTVGLQHAAMAIYNAYCDRVPVYMILGNSFDAATRRPGAEWYHSVQDCAAMVRDYTKWDDMPVSLTHFAESAVRAYKLAMTPPMGPVAIVADSDLQEKPISPNEKFRIPKLTIPSPPQGDTGAVAEAAKLLVNAEYPVILADRVARTPRGAELLVELAETLQAAVNDGGGRVNFPSRHPLASGGNVRNADVILALEHSDIWGATNSMRDQLHRSASSNTKAGVKVITISASDLYIKSNYQDFQRMREVDIAMAADAEATLPALIEAVKKLITPDRRIFFEARGKKIAEANRLAAERTKQEAALAWDSSPISTARLAAEVWQQIKTKDWSLVGGGGWAKRLWDFNKPYHHNGGSGGAGVGYSSPAAVGAALANKKYGRLSINIQNDGDMMYAPGVLWTAAHHKIPMLNIMNNNRAYHQEVMHLQRMANRYDREITNASIGNEIANPNIDYAKLAQSMGWYAEGPITDPKEIGPALKRAIAVVEKGQPALIDTVVQPR; encoded by the coding sequence ATGAAGGAACAAGCAGGCAAGAATGAAGGCGCGGGCGTGCCCCAGAATGGTGCGCAGTCTACTCCACAGAATGGCCCACAAAACGGCGCCCAGAATCCCAACGACCGCCGCGACTTTCTGAAGATGGCCGCTGGTGGCGCTGCTGCCGCCGCTGCTTCCATGGTCGCGCAGTCCACGCTGGCCAGCGCGCAAGTCGCCGCCAAGCCCGCCGCCGAGCCTGCTGCTGATGCCACCGAGCACGCTGAAGTTTTGGTCGGTGAGCGCGGCGGGGCGGACTTTATGACCGACGTGCTCAAGACGCTTGACTTCGAGTTCGTCGCCTCCAATCCGGGCTCCAGTTTCCGCGGCCTGCAGGAGTCGCTGATCAATTACGGCAAGAACGTCGCGCCCGAGTGGCTGACCTGCTGCCACGAAGAGTCGTCGGTGGCCATGGCCCACGGCTATTACAAGATCGCCGGCAAGCCCATGTTGATCTTCGCGCACGGCACGGTGGGATTGCAGCACGCCGCGATGGCGATCTACAACGCTTACTGCGACCGCGTGCCGGTCTACATGATTCTGGGAAATAGTTTTGACGCGGCAACCAGAAGGCCCGGGGCCGAGTGGTACCACAGCGTGCAGGACTGCGCCGCCATGGTGCGCGATTATACGAAGTGGGACGACATGCCCGTCTCGCTGACGCACTTCGCTGAGTCCGCCGTGCGCGCCTACAAACTGGCCATGACCCCGCCCATGGGTCCCGTGGCGATTGTGGCCGACTCGGATTTGCAAGAGAAGCCCATCAGCCCGAATGAAAAGTTCCGCATCCCCAAGCTGACCATCCCGTCGCCGCCGCAGGGCGATACCGGCGCGGTGGCCGAGGCGGCCAAGCTCCTGGTGAACGCCGAGTATCCGGTGATCCTAGCTGATCGCGTGGCACGCACGCCGCGCGGCGCGGAGTTGCTGGTGGAGTTGGCCGAGACACTGCAAGCTGCCGTGAATGATGGCGGCGGGCGCGTGAATTTCCCGTCGCGGCATCCGCTTGCCTCCGGCGGCAACGTGCGCAACGCCGACGTGATTCTGGCGCTCGAACACAGCGACATCTGGGGCGCGACGAACTCCATGCGCGACCAGTTGCATCGCAGCGCGTCGTCCAACACCAAAGCGGGCGTGAAGGTCATCACCATCTCCGCCTCCGACCTCTACATCAAGAGCAACTATCAGGACTTCCAGCGTATGCGCGAAGTAGACATCGCCATGGCCGCCGACGCCGAGGCCACTCTGCCCGCGTTGATCGAAGCGGTGAAGAAGCTCATCACGCCGGACCGCCGCATTTTCTTTGAGGCTCGCGGCAAGAAGATCGCCGAAGCCAACCGTCTCGCCGCCGAGCGCACCAAGCAGGAAGCGGCGTTGGCCTGGGACTCGAGCCCCATCAGCACGGCGCGGCTGGCAGCGGAAGTTTGGCAGCAGATCAAGACCAAGGACTGGTCGCTGGTGGGCGGCGGCGGATGGGCCAAGCGACTGTGGGACTTCAACAAGCCCTACCATCACAATGGCGGCTCGGGCGGCGCGGGCGTAGGTTACAGCTCACCGGCGGCGGTGGGCGCGGCGCTGGCCAACAAGAAATATGGTCGCCTCAGCATCAACATCCAGAACGACGGCGACATGATGTACGCCCCCGGTGTGCTGTGGACCGCGGCGCATCACAAGATTCCCATGCTGAACATCATGAACAACAATCGCGCCTATCATCAGGAAGTGATGCACCTGCAGCGCATGGCCAACCGTTATGACCGCGAGATCACCAACGCCAGCATCGGCAACGAAATCGCCAATCCGAATATCGACTACGCGAAGCTGGCGCAGAGCATGGGCTGGTACGCCGAGGGACCCATCACCGATCCCAAGGAAATTGGCCCGGCGCTGAAGCGCGCCATCGCCGTGGTCGAAAAGGGTCAGCCGGCGCTGATCGATACGGTTGTGCAGCCCAGGTAG